From Rhinolophus sinicus isolate RSC01 linkage group LG15, ASM3656204v1, whole genome shotgun sequence, the proteins below share one genomic window:
- the RPL23A gene encoding large ribosomal subunit protein uL23 — MAPKAKKEAPAPPKAEAKAKALKAKKAVLKGVHSHKKKKIRTSPTFRRPKTLRLRRQPKYPRKSAPRRNKLDHYAIIKFPLTTESAMKKIEDNNTLVFIVDVKANKHQIKQAVKKLYDIDVAKVNTLIRPDGEKKAYVRLAPDYDALDVANKIGII, encoded by the exons ATGGCGCCGAAAGCGAAGAAGGAAG cccctgcccctcccaaagcCGAAGCCAAAGCGAaggctttgaaggcaaagaaagcagtcctaaaaggcGTCCACAGccacaaaaaaaagaagatcCGGACGTCGCCCACCTTCCGAAGGCCCAAGACACTGCGGCTCCGAAGGCAGCCTAAATATCCTCGGAAGAGCGCTCCCAGGAGAAACAA GCTTGATCACTATGCCATCATCAAATTCCCCCTAACTACGgagtcagccatgaagaagataGAAGACAACAATACACTGGTGTTCATTGTGGATGTCAAGGCCAACAAGCACCAGATcaaacaggctgtgaagaagctctatgacattgacgtggccaaggtcaacaccctgatcag gcctgatggagagaagaaggcgTATGTTCGACTGGCTCCTGACTATgatgctttggatgttgccaacaaA attggaatcatctaa
- the NEK8 gene encoding serine/threonine-protein kinase Nek8 isoform X1, which produces MRLGNEMEKYEKIRVVGRGAFGIVHLCLRKADQKLVIIKQIPVEQMTKEERQAAQNECQVLKLLNHPNVIEYYENFLEDKALMIAMEYAPGGTLAEFIQKRCNSLLEEETILHFFVQILLALHHVHTHLILHRDLKTQNILLDKHRMVVKIGDFGISKILSSKSKAYTVVGTPCYISPELCEGKPYNQKSDIWALGCVLYELASLKRAFEAANLPALVLKIMSGTFAPISDRYSPELRQLILSLLSLEPAQRPPLSHIMAQPLCIRALLNLHTDVGSVRMRRAEKSLATGPPMTPGSTGVRTTSARCRGVPRGPVRPAIPPPLSSVYTWGGGLSAPLRLPMLNTEVVQVAAGRTQKAGVTRSGRLILWEAPPLGAGGGALLPGAVEQQQPQFVSRFLEGQSGVTIKQVACGDLFTACLTDRGIIMTFGSGSNGCLGHGSLNDISQPTIVEALLGYEMLQVACGASHVLALSTERELFAWGRGDGGRLGLGTRESHNCPQQVPMPPGQEAQKVVCGIDSSMILTVPGQALACGSNRFNKLGLDQLSLGEEPAPHQQVEEALSFTPLGSAPLDQEALLSVDLGTAHSAAVTASGDCYTFGSNQHGQLGTSARRVSRAPCQVQGLQGIKIVMVACGDAFTVAIGTEGEVYSWGKGARGRLGRRDEDAGLPRPVQLDETHPYTVTSVSCCHGNTLLAVRPITDEPVPP; this is translated from the exons ATGCGACTGGGAAATGAGATGGAGAAGTACGAGAAGATCCGAGTGGTGGGGAGAGGTGCCTTCGG GATTGTACACCTGTGTCTGCGCAAGGCGGACCAGAAGCTGGTCATCATCAAGCAGATCCCAGTGGAGCAGATGACCAAGGAAGAGCGGCAGGCAGCCCAGAATGAGTGCCAGGTCCTCAAGCTGCTCAACCACCCCAATGTCATCGAGTACTACGAGAACTTCCTGGAGGACAAGGCTCTCATGATCGCCATGGAATACGCACCAG GCGGCACCCTGGCTGAGTTCATCCAAAAGCGCTGTAATTCCTTGCTGGAGGAGGAGACCATCCTGCACTTCTTTGTTCAGATCCTGCTCGCGCTGCATCACGTACACACCCACCTTATCCTGCACCGGGACCTCAAGACCCAAAACATCCTTCTTGATAAACACCGCATGGTCGTTAAGATTGGTGACTTTGGCATCTCCAAGATCCTTAGCAGCAAGAGCAAGGCCTACACG GTGGTGGGTACTCCATGCTACATCTCCCCCGAACTGTGTGAGGGCAAGCCCTACAACCAGAAGAGTGACATCTGGGCTCTGGGCTGTGTCCTCTATGAGCTGGCCAGCCTCAAGAGGGCCTTCGAGGCAGCG AACCTGCCAGCACTGGTGCTAAAGATTATGAGTGGCACCTTTGCGCCCATCTCTGACCGGTACAGCCCTGAGCTGCGCCAGCTGATCCTGAGTCTGCTCAGCTTGGAGCCGGCACAGCGGCCACCGCTCAGCCACATCATGGCGCAGCCCCTCTGCATCCGCGCCCTCCTCAACCTGCACACCGACGTGGGCAGCGTCCGCATGCGGAG GGCAGAGAAGTCCCTGGCCACCGGGCCACCCATGACCCCTGGCAGCACCGGTGTCAGGACCACCAGCGCCCGCTGCAGGG GTGTCCCCCGGGGACCTGTGCGGCCAGCCATTCCACCACCATTGTCATCGGTGTACACGTGGGGTGGTGGGCTTAGCGCTCCACTGCGGCTGCCAATGCTTAACACAGAGGTGGTCCAGGTGGCCGCTGGACGCACACAGAAGGCCGGTGTCACACGCTCTGGGCGCCTCATCCTGTGGGAG gccccgcccctagGTGCTGGAGGGGGTGCTCTCCTTCCAGGGGCAGTGGAACAGCAGCAGCCCCAGTTTGTTTCACGGTTCCTCGAGGGCCAGTCAGGCGTGACCATAAAGCAGGTGGCCTGCGGGGACCTCTTCACAGCCTGCCTGACTG ATCGAGGTATCATCATGACCTTTGGCAGTGGCAGCAATGGGTGCCTAGGCCATGGCAGCCTCAATGACATCAGCCAG cctaCGATTGTGGAGGCCCTGCTGGGCTATGAGATGCTGCaggtggcctgcggggcctctcACGTGCTGGCCCTGTCCACTGAGCGCGAACTATTTGCTTGGGGCCGCGGAGATGGTG GCCGGCTGGGACTAGGCACCAGGGAGTCCCATAACTGCCCTCAGCAGGTGCCCATGCCCCCAGGACAGGAAGCCCAGAAGGTGGTATGTGGCATTGACTCGTCCATGATCCTCACTGTGCCTGGCCAAGCTCTGGCCTGTGGGAGCAACAG GTTCAACAAGTTGGGCCTGGACCAGCTCTCCCTGGGGGAGGAGCCTGCTCCCCACCAGCAAGTGGAGGAGGCTCTGAGCTTCACACCACTAGGTTCTGCACCCCTGGACCAGGAGGCCCTGCTGAGTGTGGACCTGGGCACTGCTCATTCAGCTGCTGTGACTG CCTCTGGTGACTGCTATACTTTTGGCAGCAATCAGCATGGGCAGTTGGGTACCAGTGCTCGCCGGGTCAGCCGGGCACCTTGTCAAGTCCAAGGCCTCCAGGGCATCAAGATAGTGATGGTGGCCTGCGGGGATGCCTTCACTGTGGCCATTGGGACAG AAGGTGAAGTGTACTCTTGGGGCAAAGGGGCCCGAGGTCGACTGGGAAGGAGGGATGAGGATGCTGGACTCCCTCGGCCAGTGCAGCTGGATGAGACACACCCCTACACAGTGACGTCTGTGTCCTGTTGCCATGGAAACACTCTCCTGGCTGTTCGCC CCATCACAGATGAGCCAGTCCCCCCGTGA
- the TLCD1 gene encoding TLC domain-containing protein 1 isoform X3 has translation MCRARRSSVWQTPEMLVEIETAWSLSGYLLVCFSTGYFIHDTVDIVVSRQARASWEYLVHHVMAMGAFFSGIFWSKFVGGGVLTLLVEVSNIFLTIRMMMKINNAQDLLLYRINKYVNLVMYFLFRLAPQAYLTYFFLQYAGQRTQGTFLLGILLMLDIMILIYFSRLLRSDFCPDRVPSQQHKDKFLTE, from the exons ATGTGCCGGGCGCGTAGAAGCAG tgTATGGCAGACCCCCGAAATGCTGGTGGAGATTGAGACGGCATGGTCGCTTTCTGGCTATCTGCTCGTTTGCTTCTCCACAG GGTATTTCATCCACGACACTGTGGACATTGTGGTTAGTCGTCAGGCTCGAGCTTCTTGGGAATACCTCGTCCATCATGTCATG GCCATGGGTGCCTTTTTTtcaggcatcttttggagcaagttTGTAGGTGGGGGCGTCCTAACGCTGCTGGTGGAGGTCAGCAACATCTTCCTCACCATCCGTATGATGATGAAGATCAACAATGCCCAGGACCTCCTCCTTTACCGGATCAACAAGTATGTCAACTTGgtcatgtattttctcttccgCCTGGCCCCTCAGGCCTACCTCACCTATTTTTTCCTGCAATATGCAGGCCAGAGGACCCAGGGCACCTTTCTGCTGGGTATCCTGCTCATGCTGGATATTATGATTCTCATCTATTTTTCCCGCCTCCTCCGCTCTGATTTCTGCCCTGACCGAGTACCCAGCCAACAACACAAAGACAAATTCTTGACGGAGTAA
- the TLCD1 gene encoding TLC domain-containing protein 1 isoform X2, producing the protein MPPLLHPALPLLLGATLTFRALRRALSRLPLPAHVQADPLRTWRWHNLLVSFAHSIVSGIWALLCVWQTPEMLVEIETAWSLSGYLLVCFSTGYFIHDTVDIVVSRQARASWEYLVHHVMAMGAFFSGIFWSKFVGGGVLTLLVEVSNIFLTIRMMMKINNAQDLLLYRINKPEDPGHLSAGYPAHAGYYDSHLFFPPPPL; encoded by the exons ATGCCCCCATTGCTACACCCCGCCCTGCCGCTGCTCCTCGGCGCCACGCTGACCTTCCGGGCGCTCCGGCGCGCGCTCTCTCGCCTGCCTCTCCCGGCGCACGTGCAAGCCGACCCCCTGCGCACCTGGCGCTGGCACAACCTGCTCGTCTCCTTTGCCCATTCCATTGTGTCAGGGATCTGGGCACTGCTGTG tgTATGGCAGACCCCCGAAATGCTGGTGGAGATTGAGACGGCATGGTCGCTTTCTGGCTATCTGCTCGTTTGCTTCTCCACAG GGTATTTCATCCACGACACTGTGGACATTGTGGTTAGTCGTCAGGCTCGAGCTTCTTGGGAATACCTCGTCCATCATGTCATG GCCATGGGTGCCTTTTTTtcaggcatcttttggagcaagttTGTAGGTGGGGGCGTCCTAACGCTGCTGGTGGAGGTCAGCAACATCTTCCTCACCATCCGTATGATGATGAAGATCAACAATGCCCAGGACCTCCTCCTTTACCGGATCAACAA GCCAGAGGACCCAGGGCACCTTTCTGCTGGGTATCCTGCTCATGCTGGATATTATGATTCTCATCTATTTTTCCCGCCTCCTCCGCTCTGA
- the TLCD1 gene encoding TLC domain-containing protein 1 isoform X1: MPPLLHPALPLLLGATLTFRALRRALSRLPLPAHVQADPLRTWRWHNLLVSFAHSIVSGIWALLCVWQTPEMLVEIETAWSLSGYLLVCFSTGYFIHDTVDIVVSRQARASWEYLVHHVMAMGAFFSGIFWSKFVGGGVLTLLVEVSNIFLTIRMMMKINNAQDLLLYRINKYVNLVMYFLFRLAPQAYLTYFFLQYAGQRTQGTFLLGILLMLDIMILIYFSRLLRSDFCPDRVPSQQHKDKFLTE; the protein is encoded by the exons ATGCCCCCATTGCTACACCCCGCCCTGCCGCTGCTCCTCGGCGCCACGCTGACCTTCCGGGCGCTCCGGCGCGCGCTCTCTCGCCTGCCTCTCCCGGCGCACGTGCAAGCCGACCCCCTGCGCACCTGGCGCTGGCACAACCTGCTCGTCTCCTTTGCCCATTCCATTGTGTCAGGGATCTGGGCACTGCTGTG tgTATGGCAGACCCCCGAAATGCTGGTGGAGATTGAGACGGCATGGTCGCTTTCTGGCTATCTGCTCGTTTGCTTCTCCACAG GGTATTTCATCCACGACACTGTGGACATTGTGGTTAGTCGTCAGGCTCGAGCTTCTTGGGAATACCTCGTCCATCATGTCATG GCCATGGGTGCCTTTTTTtcaggcatcttttggagcaagttTGTAGGTGGGGGCGTCCTAACGCTGCTGGTGGAGGTCAGCAACATCTTCCTCACCATCCGTATGATGATGAAGATCAACAATGCCCAGGACCTCCTCCTTTACCGGATCAACAAGTATGTCAACTTGgtcatgtattttctcttccgCCTGGCCCCTCAGGCCTACCTCACCTATTTTTTCCTGCAATATGCAGGCCAGAGGACCCAGGGCACCTTTCTGCTGGGTATCCTGCTCATGCTGGATATTATGATTCTCATCTATTTTTCCCGCCTCCTCCGCTCTGATTTCTGCCCTGACCGAGTACCCAGCCAACAACACAAAGACAAATTCTTGACGGAGTAA
- the NEK8 gene encoding serine/threonine-protein kinase Nek8 isoform X2 gives MIFRIVHLCLRKADQKLVIIKQIPVEQMTKEERQAAQNECQVLKLLNHPNVIEYYENFLEDKALMIAMEYAPGGTLAEFIQKRCNSLLEEETILHFFVQILLALHHVHTHLILHRDLKTQNILLDKHRMVVKIGDFGISKILSSKSKAYTVVGTPCYISPELCEGKPYNQKSDIWALGCVLYELASLKRAFEAANLPALVLKIMSGTFAPISDRYSPELRQLILSLLSLEPAQRPPLSHIMAQPLCIRALLNLHTDVGSVRMRRAEKSLATGPPMTPGSTGVRTTSARCRGVPRGPVRPAIPPPLSSVYTWGGGLSAPLRLPMLNTEVVQVAAGRTQKAGVTRSGRLILWEAPPLGAGGGALLPGAVEQQQPQFVSRFLEGQSGVTIKQVACGDLFTACLTDRGIIMTFGSGSNGCLGHGSLNDISQPTIVEALLGYEMLQVACGASHVLALSTERELFAWGRGDGGRLGLGTRESHNCPQQVPMPPGQEAQKVVCGIDSSMILTVPGQALACGSNRFNKLGLDQLSLGEEPAPHQQVEEALSFTPLGSAPLDQEALLSVDLGTAHSAAVTASGDCYTFGSNQHGQLGTSARRVSRAPCQVQGLQGIKIVMVACGDAFTVAIGTEGEVYSWGKGARGRLGRRDEDAGLPRPVQLDETHPYTVTSVSCCHGNTLLAVRPITDEPVPP, from the exons ATGATTTTCAG GATTGTACACCTGTGTCTGCGCAAGGCGGACCAGAAGCTGGTCATCATCAAGCAGATCCCAGTGGAGCAGATGACCAAGGAAGAGCGGCAGGCAGCCCAGAATGAGTGCCAGGTCCTCAAGCTGCTCAACCACCCCAATGTCATCGAGTACTACGAGAACTTCCTGGAGGACAAGGCTCTCATGATCGCCATGGAATACGCACCAG GCGGCACCCTGGCTGAGTTCATCCAAAAGCGCTGTAATTCCTTGCTGGAGGAGGAGACCATCCTGCACTTCTTTGTTCAGATCCTGCTCGCGCTGCATCACGTACACACCCACCTTATCCTGCACCGGGACCTCAAGACCCAAAACATCCTTCTTGATAAACACCGCATGGTCGTTAAGATTGGTGACTTTGGCATCTCCAAGATCCTTAGCAGCAAGAGCAAGGCCTACACG GTGGTGGGTACTCCATGCTACATCTCCCCCGAACTGTGTGAGGGCAAGCCCTACAACCAGAAGAGTGACATCTGGGCTCTGGGCTGTGTCCTCTATGAGCTGGCCAGCCTCAAGAGGGCCTTCGAGGCAGCG AACCTGCCAGCACTGGTGCTAAAGATTATGAGTGGCACCTTTGCGCCCATCTCTGACCGGTACAGCCCTGAGCTGCGCCAGCTGATCCTGAGTCTGCTCAGCTTGGAGCCGGCACAGCGGCCACCGCTCAGCCACATCATGGCGCAGCCCCTCTGCATCCGCGCCCTCCTCAACCTGCACACCGACGTGGGCAGCGTCCGCATGCGGAG GGCAGAGAAGTCCCTGGCCACCGGGCCACCCATGACCCCTGGCAGCACCGGTGTCAGGACCACCAGCGCCCGCTGCAGGG GTGTCCCCCGGGGACCTGTGCGGCCAGCCATTCCACCACCATTGTCATCGGTGTACACGTGGGGTGGTGGGCTTAGCGCTCCACTGCGGCTGCCAATGCTTAACACAGAGGTGGTCCAGGTGGCCGCTGGACGCACACAGAAGGCCGGTGTCACACGCTCTGGGCGCCTCATCCTGTGGGAG gccccgcccctagGTGCTGGAGGGGGTGCTCTCCTTCCAGGGGCAGTGGAACAGCAGCAGCCCCAGTTTGTTTCACGGTTCCTCGAGGGCCAGTCAGGCGTGACCATAAAGCAGGTGGCCTGCGGGGACCTCTTCACAGCCTGCCTGACTG ATCGAGGTATCATCATGACCTTTGGCAGTGGCAGCAATGGGTGCCTAGGCCATGGCAGCCTCAATGACATCAGCCAG cctaCGATTGTGGAGGCCCTGCTGGGCTATGAGATGCTGCaggtggcctgcggggcctctcACGTGCTGGCCCTGTCCACTGAGCGCGAACTATTTGCTTGGGGCCGCGGAGATGGTG GCCGGCTGGGACTAGGCACCAGGGAGTCCCATAACTGCCCTCAGCAGGTGCCCATGCCCCCAGGACAGGAAGCCCAGAAGGTGGTATGTGGCATTGACTCGTCCATGATCCTCACTGTGCCTGGCCAAGCTCTGGCCTGTGGGAGCAACAG GTTCAACAAGTTGGGCCTGGACCAGCTCTCCCTGGGGGAGGAGCCTGCTCCCCACCAGCAAGTGGAGGAGGCTCTGAGCTTCACACCACTAGGTTCTGCACCCCTGGACCAGGAGGCCCTGCTGAGTGTGGACCTGGGCACTGCTCATTCAGCTGCTGTGACTG CCTCTGGTGACTGCTATACTTTTGGCAGCAATCAGCATGGGCAGTTGGGTACCAGTGCTCGCCGGGTCAGCCGGGCACCTTGTCAAGTCCAAGGCCTCCAGGGCATCAAGATAGTGATGGTGGCCTGCGGGGATGCCTTCACTGTGGCCATTGGGACAG AAGGTGAAGTGTACTCTTGGGGCAAAGGGGCCCGAGGTCGACTGGGAAGGAGGGATGAGGATGCTGGACTCCCTCGGCCAGTGCAGCTGGATGAGACACACCCCTACACAGTGACGTCTGTGTCCTGTTGCCATGGAAACACTCTCCTGGCTGTTCGCC CCATCACAGATGAGCCAGTCCCCCCGTGA
- the NEK8 gene encoding serine/threonine-protein kinase Nek8 isoform X3, which translates to MTKEERQAAQNECQVLKLLNHPNVIEYYENFLEDKALMIAMEYAPGGTLAEFIQKRCNSLLEEETILHFFVQILLALHHVHTHLILHRDLKTQNILLDKHRMVVKIGDFGISKILSSKSKAYTVVGTPCYISPELCEGKPYNQKSDIWALGCVLYELASLKRAFEAANLPALVLKIMSGTFAPISDRYSPELRQLILSLLSLEPAQRPPLSHIMAQPLCIRALLNLHTDVGSVRMRRAEKSLATGPPMTPGSTGVRTTSARCRGVPRGPVRPAIPPPLSSVYTWGGGLSAPLRLPMLNTEVVQVAAGRTQKAGVTRSGRLILWEAPPLGAGGGALLPGAVEQQQPQFVSRFLEGQSGVTIKQVACGDLFTACLTDRGIIMTFGSGSNGCLGHGSLNDISQPTIVEALLGYEMLQVACGASHVLALSTERELFAWGRGDGGRLGLGTRESHNCPQQVPMPPGQEAQKVVCGIDSSMILTVPGQALACGSNRFNKLGLDQLSLGEEPAPHQQVEEALSFTPLGSAPLDQEALLSVDLGTAHSAAVTASGDCYTFGSNQHGQLGTSARRVSRAPCQVQGLQGIKIVMVACGDAFTVAIGTEGEVYSWGKGARGRLGRRDEDAGLPRPVQLDETHPYTVTSVSCCHGNTLLAVRPITDEPVPP; encoded by the exons ATGACCAAGGAAGAGCGGCAGGCAGCCCAGAATGAGTGCCAGGTCCTCAAGCTGCTCAACCACCCCAATGTCATCGAGTACTACGAGAACTTCCTGGAGGACAAGGCTCTCATGATCGCCATGGAATACGCACCAG GCGGCACCCTGGCTGAGTTCATCCAAAAGCGCTGTAATTCCTTGCTGGAGGAGGAGACCATCCTGCACTTCTTTGTTCAGATCCTGCTCGCGCTGCATCACGTACACACCCACCTTATCCTGCACCGGGACCTCAAGACCCAAAACATCCTTCTTGATAAACACCGCATGGTCGTTAAGATTGGTGACTTTGGCATCTCCAAGATCCTTAGCAGCAAGAGCAAGGCCTACACG GTGGTGGGTACTCCATGCTACATCTCCCCCGAACTGTGTGAGGGCAAGCCCTACAACCAGAAGAGTGACATCTGGGCTCTGGGCTGTGTCCTCTATGAGCTGGCCAGCCTCAAGAGGGCCTTCGAGGCAGCG AACCTGCCAGCACTGGTGCTAAAGATTATGAGTGGCACCTTTGCGCCCATCTCTGACCGGTACAGCCCTGAGCTGCGCCAGCTGATCCTGAGTCTGCTCAGCTTGGAGCCGGCACAGCGGCCACCGCTCAGCCACATCATGGCGCAGCCCCTCTGCATCCGCGCCCTCCTCAACCTGCACACCGACGTGGGCAGCGTCCGCATGCGGAG GGCAGAGAAGTCCCTGGCCACCGGGCCACCCATGACCCCTGGCAGCACCGGTGTCAGGACCACCAGCGCCCGCTGCAGGG GTGTCCCCCGGGGACCTGTGCGGCCAGCCATTCCACCACCATTGTCATCGGTGTACACGTGGGGTGGTGGGCTTAGCGCTCCACTGCGGCTGCCAATGCTTAACACAGAGGTGGTCCAGGTGGCCGCTGGACGCACACAGAAGGCCGGTGTCACACGCTCTGGGCGCCTCATCCTGTGGGAG gccccgcccctagGTGCTGGAGGGGGTGCTCTCCTTCCAGGGGCAGTGGAACAGCAGCAGCCCCAGTTTGTTTCACGGTTCCTCGAGGGCCAGTCAGGCGTGACCATAAAGCAGGTGGCCTGCGGGGACCTCTTCACAGCCTGCCTGACTG ATCGAGGTATCATCATGACCTTTGGCAGTGGCAGCAATGGGTGCCTAGGCCATGGCAGCCTCAATGACATCAGCCAG cctaCGATTGTGGAGGCCCTGCTGGGCTATGAGATGCTGCaggtggcctgcggggcctctcACGTGCTGGCCCTGTCCACTGAGCGCGAACTATTTGCTTGGGGCCGCGGAGATGGTG GCCGGCTGGGACTAGGCACCAGGGAGTCCCATAACTGCCCTCAGCAGGTGCCCATGCCCCCAGGACAGGAAGCCCAGAAGGTGGTATGTGGCATTGACTCGTCCATGATCCTCACTGTGCCTGGCCAAGCTCTGGCCTGTGGGAGCAACAG GTTCAACAAGTTGGGCCTGGACCAGCTCTCCCTGGGGGAGGAGCCTGCTCCCCACCAGCAAGTGGAGGAGGCTCTGAGCTTCACACCACTAGGTTCTGCACCCCTGGACCAGGAGGCCCTGCTGAGTGTGGACCTGGGCACTGCTCATTCAGCTGCTGTGACTG CCTCTGGTGACTGCTATACTTTTGGCAGCAATCAGCATGGGCAGTTGGGTACCAGTGCTCGCCGGGTCAGCCGGGCACCTTGTCAAGTCCAAGGCCTCCAGGGCATCAAGATAGTGATGGTGGCCTGCGGGGATGCCTTCACTGTGGCCATTGGGACAG AAGGTGAAGTGTACTCTTGGGGCAAAGGGGCCCGAGGTCGACTGGGAAGGAGGGATGAGGATGCTGGACTCCCTCGGCCAGTGCAGCTGGATGAGACACACCCCTACACAGTGACGTCTGTGTCCTGTTGCCATGGAAACACTCTCCTGGCTGTTCGCC CCATCACAGATGAGCCAGTCCCCCCGTGA